The genomic window GAAATGGCCAAGGAAATTGAAAAACATTTTTAGTTGAAATAAAAAAGGCTGAAAAAAAACAGCCTTTTTAAAAAAATAATTCTAACTATACAAAAAACAATAATAAATATTAAAAAATATAAGCAGCTAGTAACCCAATTCGTTCTTTTATTGCCATCGTCACAATTTGTAACTTTGCTGTAATGGGATGTTCAAATGGGTTAAGACTTTTAACGCGCCTAAATCCAACAGGATATGGGATAACATCCCAATTTGAGCGCTTAAAATAATTAACAGATCGCCTCATATGATATGCTGATGTTATTATATCCATTTTTCATCTAAGCGGGGTGAAACAAGCTCTTTACTTAAAATCACATTTTCTAAAGTATTGCGTGATTTGTTTTCGAATATCATATGTGATGTATCAATACCTAAATTCTCTATATACATTTTTGAATAGAAGGCTTCATTTTTTTTCTGATTATCTAACTCTAAATCCCCTCCTGTAAATACAAATCTGGCCTTTGGATTCTTATGATAAAGTTCTATGAATTTATTTAAACGCTCTGAACCAAATGGCACTATAGGCATATTGTACTGATTTGACAGATTCGTGTGTGCTTCACCACCTAAAACAATAACACCATCAAATTTATCTATTATGTCAGCGTTTGGAATAGGATAAGATTCTTCTAATGGTGCTATGAGCCAATAATCAACCGGCAAAAAAATAAAAATAATCGCAAAAAATGCTAGGAAATATAATACTTTTTTAGCAAGACGAAAAAATCTTGTCTGCAACATAAAAACGGCAAGAATGAAGAAAAATAAAAACAAACTTAAGGGCGCCGCGAAAAACCAAAAAGCCTTAGAAATTATAAAATAAGCTGTAGACATGTTATGTATTTTGCTCCAAATTTAATATTAGCAGAACAGCTTTTGCCATGTGCATTAATGCGGTCATCCTAAATCATATAATTAAAGTTTGAAAGAAAAATGACATCATTACACACTTTTCTAATAATTCTAAAATTAGAAGAAAATAGTTGGTAAACTTAATTGACTTATTAAGTAAAATTGTCTATTATAAAGTATATTAAATAAAAAACAATTGCAGCACTTGTTGTTAATTCAGTAAAAGGATTCAAATGATGCCCGCTACACCAAAACTCAGAAAATTAACGCGTGATGAATTTACAAAATTAGGCAATAAAAAATTTTGCTACTTAAAAATTGAAGATACAGGCGACGATGAAGAAAGCTTCGTCTTATATAACGCTGATGGTACATGTTTTGCCCATCGTTATAGTAAAGATAGCGCATTAGACTTGCTTGATTCAAATAACATCAATCTTATTAATGTCCATTGAGAATCTATATAATCCAGGATTGAGAACATAAACGTCTTAATCCTGCGATTAATTTCTCTCCAAATACATTTCGTCACTCAAATTAACAACTCCTTCAAACGATTTATTAGAAAAACAAATATCATCATGCTTAAAACGCAGAAAAATTTTCTAGACCAAATCCTTTAAAACTGTCATAGTTTAGTAAAAGGGAAACAGAATATGTCAAAATTGATAACACGTTTATGCACTTTTTTAACAGGTAAGAAAATTGGTGAGGATGCCTTTGGCAATCTTTATTATATTTCGCGCAAAGAATCATCATTCAAAAACAATACCAGCCTCAAAAAAGAGAAGCGTTGGGTTGTTTTCAAAGATGAAGTGGAAGCTTCAAAAATTCCACCTCTTTGGCATGCTTGGCTTCATTTTACATGTGATGAAATTCCTGAATCAAAAAAACAAACCCAACTTTATACTTGGCAAAAACCTTATTTGCCTAATTTAACAGGCACCCCCTATGCATATCGACCAAAAGGACATACACTTGTTGGTGGTAAGCGTGCAAAAGCGACTGGCGATTACGAGCCGTGGACACCCGAATAACATTTACAAAATGTTAAAAGGCACGTAAATATTATTGGATAAAAAATGCAAAGAAATACTTTCGAAACGATTTTAGGTGCTGGCGTTCTTGTTTCAGCAATCGGCTTTGGTACCCTTTTATACAAAAGCAACGTATCGACTTCTACTGACACTTATCCACTTTTTGCTAATTTTGACCGTGTAGATGGTATTCGAAAAGGCAGTGAAGTTAAAACAGCAGGCATTACTGTAGGTACAGTTACCGAAAGTGCCCTTGACCCCAAAACATATTTAGCCCGTATCAAAATAGAGCTTGATAAAAGCATTCAACTCCCTTCAGATTCTTCCCTAGAAATCACGCAAGAAGGCCTTTTTGGTAAACGCTATTTATCCTTAACATTAGGCTCTGATGATCATATCATTGCACCCAATGGCAATATATCATTCACACAAGCTGGCGCTGATCTGATGCAACTTTTAAATAAATTTATGTTCTCTCAAAAACCAGAAGAAGATGATAGACATAGCCAGAACAATCAAAACGCAACAACGCCGAATACTACAACACCAGCGCATGCTAATGATGTGCCCTAATAATATACGTTTGCTTTAGAAAAGAATATGATGCACACACAATTTTCATTTACGCGTAAATGCAATAAGCCCAAAATCGGATCAAGCATTAGCTTCACCCTTATGACACTTCTTTTCTTCAACATATCTTATTTAAATGCCAATATTGTTGAACTTCCAAACGATAGTCTTCCTTGGCTTCAAGGCAATAAAACAACTTCCACGCAACAAAATACAAATACATCTAGTGGTAATAATG from Alphaproteobacteria bacterium includes these protein-coding regions:
- a CDS encoding YdcF family protein, translated to MLQTRFFRLAKKVLYFLAFFAIIFIFLPVDYWLIAPLEESYPIPNADIIDKFDGVIVLGGEAHTNLSNQYNMPIVPFGSERLNKFIELYHKNPKARFVFTGGDLELDNQKKNEAFYSKMYIENLGIDTSHMIFENKSRNTLENVILSKELVSPRLDEKWI
- a CDS encoding NADH:ubiquinone oxidoreductase subunit NDUFA12; the protein is MSKLITRLCTFLTGKKIGEDAFGNLYYISRKESSFKNNTSLKKEKRWVVFKDEVEASKIPPLWHAWLHFTCDEIPESKKQTQLYTWQKPYLPNLTGTPYAYRPKGHTLVGGKRAKATGDYEPWTPE
- a CDS encoding outer membrane lipid asymmetry maintenance protein MlaD translates to MQRNTFETILGAGVLVSAIGFGTLLYKSNVSTSTDTYPLFANFDRVDGIRKGSEVKTAGITVGTVTESALDPKTYLARIKIELDKSIQLPSDSSLEITQEGLFGKRYLSLTLGSDDHIIAPNGNISFTQAGADLMQLLNKFMFSQKPEEDDRHSQNNQNATTPNTTTPAHANDVP